The following proteins are encoded in a genomic region of Haloarcula marina:
- a CDS encoding WD40/YVTN/BNR-like repeat-containing protein yields MSEREATRRGVLKGIGTTVAAAMGGVVLSGSAAASGPWTAVESPTGNTLHDVAYTDAGAYAVAGGGVVLERTELGWRKVLDGGPTGNGNSLYGADVTDDGERLWFVGASGALGEYDVESGVLTDHSAPMDVTNNFNDVSVTGESGDANVYVAGDSGKMYYSFENGASETWKYVTPGSGAAINAVDFFDDRNGHIVDGNKSVFRTADGTTWEQIGMADANVNFYGVDSDGFDDVWVSGGGGMVFHWDGSEWTPTDTGDAGLRDVEVTDRDGDGYAVGGGGKVYELDEEWTQNQTPAGQNLTAVVRGSTDIAVGAGGTILER; encoded by the coding sequence ATGTCCGAACGCGAAGCGACCCGACGTGGCGTGCTGAAGGGTATCGGTACGACAGTCGCTGCGGCGATGGGCGGTGTGGTCCTCTCCGGGTCGGCCGCCGCGAGCGGTCCGTGGACGGCCGTCGAGTCGCCGACGGGCAACACGCTCCACGACGTTGCGTACACGGACGCGGGGGCGTACGCCGTCGCGGGCGGCGGCGTCGTTCTCGAACGGACCGAACTCGGCTGGCGGAAAGTCCTCGACGGCGGGCCGACCGGCAACGGAAACAGCCTCTACGGCGCGGACGTGACCGACGACGGCGAGCGCCTCTGGTTCGTCGGGGCGTCGGGCGCTCTCGGCGAGTACGACGTGGAGTCCGGCGTTCTCACGGACCACAGCGCGCCGATGGACGTGACCAACAACTTCAACGACGTGTCGGTCACGGGCGAGTCGGGCGACGCGAACGTCTACGTCGCCGGTGACTCCGGGAAGATGTACTACTCCTTCGAAAACGGCGCGAGCGAGACGTGGAAGTACGTCACGCCCGGGTCCGGGGCGGCCATCAACGCCGTCGACTTCTTCGACGACCGAAACGGCCACATCGTCGACGGGAACAAGTCGGTGTTCCGCACGGCCGACGGCACGACGTGGGAGCAAATCGGCATGGCCGACGCCAACGTGAACTTCTACGGCGTCGACTCGGACGGGTTCGACGACGTGTGGGTGTCCGGTGGCGGCGGCATGGTGTTCCACTGGGACGGCAGCGAGTGGACGCCGACCGACACCGGTGACGCGGGCCTGCGCGACGTCGAAGTGACCGACCGCGACGGGGACGGCTACGCGGTCGGTGGCGGCGGGAAGGTGTACGAACTCGACGAGGAGTGGACGCAGAACCAGACGCCGGCCGGGCAGAATCTGACGGCCGTCGTCCGCGGGTCGACGGACATCGCCGTCGGCGCGGGCGGAACCATCCTCGAACGGTAG
- a CDS encoding aldo/keto reductase → MDVIQVQDASVPALGLGTWQLTGPRCRETVQTALEMGYRHVDTAQAYGNERQVGMGIQAADVDREDVFLVTKLDGGNRSARRVRQSARESMNRLGTDSLDLLLIHWPNLPWMPALSETLGAMNDLVDDGLVDHIGVSNFSPSLLDEARELSDAPILTDQVQYHPYWDQRKLLDYCRIHDVLLTAYSPLARGGVLDDPALVQIGNRYGKSPAQVALRWLVQQPGVAAIPKASSREHLDANLAIFDFELTDEEMAEIRSPSKAKTGYHYLRSQLPF, encoded by the coding sequence ATGGACGTGATTCAGGTCCAAGACGCCTCGGTCCCCGCCCTCGGCCTCGGCACGTGGCAACTGACCGGGCCTCGCTGTCGCGAGACGGTCCAGACGGCCCTCGAGATGGGCTATCGACACGTCGACACCGCCCAGGCGTACGGCAACGAGCGACAGGTCGGCATGGGTATCCAAGCCGCAGACGTCGACCGCGAGGACGTGTTTCTGGTGACGAAACTGGACGGCGGCAACCGGAGTGCCCGGCGGGTCCGGCAGTCGGCCCGCGAGAGCATGAATCGACTCGGGACGGACTCCCTCGACCTGTTGCTCATCCACTGGCCGAACCTGCCGTGGATGCCCGCCCTCTCCGAGACGCTCGGCGCGATGAACGACCTCGTCGACGACGGCCTCGTCGACCACATCGGCGTCAGTAACTTCTCGCCCTCGCTGCTGGACGAGGCGCGCGAACTCTCCGACGCCCCCATCCTCACCGACCAGGTCCAGTACCACCCCTACTGGGACCAGCGGAAACTGCTCGACTACTGCCGCATCCACGACGTGCTGCTGACGGCGTACAGTCCGCTGGCCCGCGGCGGCGTGTTGGACGACCCGGCGCTCGTCCAAATCGGGAACCGCTACGGCAAGTCGCCCGCGCAGGTGGCGCTCCGCTGGCTTGTTCAACAACCGGGCGTCGCCGCCATTCCCAAGGCCTCCAGCCGCGAGCATCTGGACGCGAACCTCGCTATCTTCGATTTCGAGTTGACCGACGAGGAGATGGCCGAGATTCGGTCGCCGTCGAAGGCCAAGACCGGCTATCACTACCTCCGGTCGCAGTTACCGTTCTGA
- a CDS encoding MBL fold metallo-hydrolase, whose translation MVTPLSDDVWWYDLSGVNAYLVDDGGTLTLVDAGMPWHGTKLLAGLREAGFEVRDLERILLTHYDVDHVGGLPMFDGSDLTIYVGADDAPLVTGARASPLSNHKGLVQRLAGRFTSVPDNPVEPVDDGDTVGSFTVYDTPGHTPGHVCYVSETLSTAFLGDLVRESGGALSPSPWLISYDAGEVTRSIREFADRAPPFDVAAMGHGVPFKRRGQARLAELAATL comes from the coding sequence ATGGTGACGCCGCTCTCGGACGACGTTTGGTGGTACGACCTCTCGGGCGTGAACGCGTACCTCGTCGACGACGGCGGGACGCTGACGCTGGTCGACGCCGGGATGCCGTGGCACGGCACGAAACTGCTGGCGGGCCTCCGCGAGGCGGGATTCGAGGTCCGTGATCTGGAGCGCATCCTGCTGACCCACTACGACGTGGACCACGTCGGCGGCCTGCCGATGTTCGACGGGAGCGACCTGACCATCTACGTCGGCGCGGACGACGCACCGCTCGTCACGGGTGCGCGAGCGTCGCCGCTCTCCAACCACAAGGGCCTCGTTCAACGACTCGCAGGCCGCTTCACCTCGGTCCCAGACAACCCGGTCGAACCGGTCGACGACGGCGACACCGTCGGCAGTTTCACCGTCTACGACACACCGGGCCACACGCCCGGCCACGTCTGCTACGTCAGCGAGACGCTGTCGACGGCGTTCCTCGGTGACCTCGTCCGGGAGAGTGGGGGCGCCCTCTCGCCGTCGCCGTGGCTCATCAGTTACGACGCGGGGGAAGTGACGCGGAGTATCCGCGAGTTCGCCGACCGCGCGCCGCCGTTCGACGTGGCCGCGATGGGCCACGGCGTGCCGTTCAAAAGACGAGGGCAGGCGCGTCTCGCCGAACTGGCGGCGACGCTGTAG
- a CDS encoding DUF7126 family protein gives MKVILVGSDPDGITDALEAEGHTVTVADVGNRPGLEEGGVHDADVYLLTEMAQATSIAVAKDLNPDLRIVVYAEGSLPDFASRQADLVVDPNLLDPAAVAEEL, from the coding sequence ATGAAGGTCATCCTCGTTGGCTCGGACCCCGACGGTATCACGGACGCACTCGAAGCGGAGGGCCACACGGTCACTGTCGCCGACGTGGGCAACCGCCCCGGCCTCGAGGAGGGCGGCGTCCACGACGCCGACGTGTACCTCCTGACGGAGATGGCGCAGGCCACCTCTATCGCCGTCGCCAAGGACCTCAACCCCGACCTCCGCATCGTCGTCTACGCCGAAGGCTCCCTGCCGGACTTCGCCAGCAGGCAGGCGGACCTCGTGGTCGACCCGAACCTGCTGGACCCCGCGGCCGTCGCCGAGGAACTGTAA
- the guaA gene encoding glutamine-hydrolyzing GMP synthase, producing MVNVEEFIEEAKAEIAEEIGDKHAVIGLSGGVDSSTAAALAYEAIGDQLTAVYVDTGLMRKGETEEIRETFDYMDSLRIVEAQDRFLDALEGETDPEEKRHIIGEQFIREFEEVAREVDADYLVQGTIYPDRIESEGTIKSHHNVGGLPERIDFDGIVEPMRDLYKDEVREVARELDLEEIISERMPFPGPGLAVRIIGEVTEEKLEVAREANHVVEEELEEYEPWQALAAVIGKATGVKGDNRVHGWVVAVRSVESRDGMTARAQELDWDTLQRMQSRITGAHENVARVVYDVTHKPPATIEYE from the coding sequence ATGGTGAACGTCGAGGAGTTCATCGAGGAGGCCAAAGCCGAAATCGCCGAGGAAATCGGCGACAAGCACGCCGTCATCGGACTATCGGGCGGCGTCGACTCCTCTACCGCGGCGGCGCTGGCCTACGAGGCCATCGGCGACCAGTTGACCGCGGTGTACGTCGACACCGGCCTGATGCGGAAAGGCGAGACCGAGGAGATTCGCGAGACGTTCGACTACATGGACTCGCTCCGCATCGTCGAGGCCCAGGACCGCTTCCTCGACGCGCTGGAAGGCGAGACGGACCCCGAGGAGAAGCGCCACATCATCGGCGAGCAGTTCATCCGGGAGTTCGAGGAGGTCGCTCGGGAAGTCGACGCCGACTACCTCGTGCAGGGGACCATCTACCCCGACCGCATCGAGAGCGAGGGGACCATCAAGTCCCACCACAACGTCGGCGGCCTGCCCGAGCGCATCGACTTCGATGGCATCGTCGAACCGATGCGGGACCTCTACAAGGACGAGGTCCGGGAAGTCGCCCGCGAACTCGACCTCGAAGAGATAATCTCCGAGCGGATGCCGTTCCCCGGCCCCGGGCTGGCCGTCCGCATCATCGGCGAAGTGACCGAGGAGAAACTCGAAGTCGCCCGCGAGGCCAACCACGTCGTCGAGGAGGAGTTAGAAGAGTACGAACCGTGGCAGGCCCTCGCCGCCGTCATCGGCAAGGCCACAGGCGTCAAGGGCGACAACCGCGTTCACGGGTGGGTCGTCGCCGTCCGCTCCGTCGAGTCGCGCGACGGCATGACCGCCCGCGCGCAGGAACTGGACTGGGACACCCTCCAGCGGATGCAGTCCCGCATCACCGGCGCTCACGAGAACGTCGCTCGCGTCGTCTACGACGTGACGCACAAGCCACCGGCGACCATCGAGTACGAATGA
- the pyrG gene encoding glutamine hydrolyzing CTP synthase, whose amino-acid sequence MPTEPETDYDPELGRKFIFVTGGVMSGLGKGITAASTGRLLKNAGFDVTAVKIDPYLNVDAGTMNPFQHGEVYVLKDGGEVDLDLGNYERFLDIDMTFDHNVTTGKTYQHVIEKERAGDYLGRTVQIIPHITDDIKRRIREAAEGNDVCIIEVGGTVGDIEGMPYLEALRQFAHEEDEDDILFTHVTLVPYSKNGEQKTKPTQHSVKELRSIGLQPDILVGRCSDKLDIDTREKIALFCDVPTEAVFSNPDVDDIYHVPLMVEEEGLDEYVMEELDIADEALPEGERENRWRELVTQQTEGDVDVALVGKYDLEDAYMSVHEALKHAGLEKNVDVNVHWVDSEKMPDHHEDRMREADAIVVPGGFGTRGTQGKIDAIQYARENDVPYLGLCLGFQLAVIEYARNVLGLDDAHSAELDEDTPDPVIDILPEQYEIEDMGGTMRLGAHDTDIEAGTLAAALYGGESCTERHRHRYEVNPEYIERLEDAGLKFSGRSGNRMEILELAPDDHPYFIGTQFHPEFRSRPTRASPPFVGLLEAVVGDDPHAVETEEVSH is encoded by the coding sequence ATGCCGACGGAACCCGAGACGGACTACGACCCGGAACTGGGTCGGAAGTTCATCTTTGTCACCGGTGGCGTGATGTCTGGCCTGGGGAAAGGCATCACCGCCGCCAGCACCGGACGCTTGCTCAAGAACGCCGGGTTCGACGTCACCGCGGTCAAAATCGACCCGTACCTGAACGTCGACGCCGGGACCATGAACCCCTTCCAGCACGGCGAGGTGTACGTGCTGAAAGACGGCGGCGAGGTCGACCTCGACTTGGGGAACTACGAGCGGTTCCTCGACATCGACATGACCTTCGACCACAACGTCACGACGGGCAAGACCTACCAGCACGTCATCGAGAAAGAACGCGCGGGCGACTACCTCGGTCGCACCGTCCAGATTATCCCGCACATCACCGACGACATCAAGCGGCGCATCCGCGAGGCCGCCGAGGGCAACGACGTGTGTATCATCGAAGTCGGCGGCACCGTCGGCGACATCGAGGGGATGCCCTATCTGGAAGCCCTGCGCCAGTTCGCCCACGAGGAAGACGAGGACGACATCCTCTTTACCCACGTCACGCTCGTCCCCTACTCGAAGAACGGCGAGCAGAAGACCAAACCCACTCAACACTCCGTGAAGGAACTGCGGAGCATCGGCCTCCAACCGGACATCCTCGTCGGTCGCTGTTCGGACAAACTCGACATCGACACGCGCGAGAAGATAGCGCTGTTCTGTGACGTGCCCACGGAAGCGGTGTTCTCGAACCCGGACGTGGACGACATCTACCACGTCCCGCTGATGGTCGAAGAGGAGGGCTTGGACGAGTACGTGATGGAGGAACTCGACATCGCCGACGAGGCCCTGCCCGAGGGCGAACGCGAGAACCGCTGGCGCGAACTCGTCACCCAGCAGACCGAGGGCGACGTGGACGTGGCCCTCGTGGGCAAGTACGACTTAGAGGACGCCTACATGTCCGTCCACGAGGCGCTGAAACACGCCGGACTGGAGAAGAACGTCGACGTGAACGTCCACTGGGTCGACTCCGAGAAGATGCCCGACCACCACGAAGACCGGATGCGCGAGGCAGACGCCATCGTCGTCCCCGGCGGGTTCGGAACCCGTGGCACGCAGGGGAAGATAGACGCCATCCAGTACGCCCGCGAGAACGACGTTCCCTATCTCGGTCTCTGTCTGGGCTTCCAACTCGCGGTCATCGAGTACGCCCGGAACGTCCTCGGCCTCGACGACGCCCACTCGGCGGAACTCGACGAAGACACGCCCGACCCCGTCATCGACATCCTCCCCGAGCAGTACGAAATCGAAGACATGGGCGGGACGATGCGACTCGGCGCGCACGACACCGACATCGAAGCCGGGACCCTCGCCGCGGCGCTGTACGGCGGCGAGTCCTGTACGGAACGACACCGGCACCGCTACGAGGTCAACCCCGAGTACATCGAGCGGTTGGAAGACGCCGGGCTGAAGTTCTCCGGGCGTTCGGGCAACCGTATGGAGATACTCGAACTCGCGCCCGACGATCACCCGTACTTCATCGGGACGCAGTTCCACCCCGAGTTCCGGTCCCGACCCACGAGAGCGAGTCCGCCCTTCGTCGGCCTGCTGGAGGCCGTCGTCGGTGACGACCCGCACGCCGTCGAGACGGAGGAGGTGAGCCACTGA
- a CDS encoding PQQ-binding-like beta-propeller repeat protein — translation MRPRTALAAVLCCVALASVAVAGVAADGGALTQTWVSDTARENEVNHHAVGVGPRGNVVVAPVAAVPNAEPIGPDSCSLARLRPSDGATRWRWSVPAEDCFTHALTEPAIADVDGDGGLEVAVGTTQNALVVLDAATGTERWRVPLSTYGYGKPAVGDVTGDGTPELVTSDIAGTLVVADGNGTAVWRRDTNMTVWAAPRVVDADGDDETEVVVGGDEAVVVYESNGTERWRTEASATTLAVGSDGTILTGTTGTLMALDGATGERLWTVDVAGTPRLHDAGDADDDGRTEVYAGVAGGTVLAVDTATGETDWRTSLGGGERQATYAPRLADVDGDGGDEVVALTNGGTVAVLDGRTGEERAAYERSVPIWTFVTAADLDGDGGAEVLVRYGDGRVVALDWTSAAAGGALQVTDGF, via the coding sequence ATGCGACCCCGGACCGCTCTCGCCGCAGTGCTGTGCTGTGTCGCACTCGCTTCCGTCGCCGTCGCTGGGGTGGCGGCCGACGGCGGGGCGCTCACGCAGACGTGGGTGAGCGACACCGCCCGAGAGAACGAGGTGAACCACCACGCCGTCGGCGTCGGGCCGCGCGGCAACGTAGTGGTCGCGCCCGTCGCGGCGGTTCCGAACGCCGAACCTATCGGTCCCGACTCGTGCTCGCTCGCACGACTCAGGCCGAGCGACGGCGCGACCCGCTGGCGCTGGAGCGTCCCCGCCGAGGACTGTTTCACCCACGCGCTCACGGAACCGGCTATCGCCGACGTGGACGGTGACGGCGGACTGGAGGTGGCCGTCGGGACGACGCAGAACGCGCTGGTCGTCCTCGACGCCGCCACCGGGACCGAACGGTGGCGCGTCCCGCTGTCGACGTACGGCTACGGCAAGCCAGCGGTCGGCGACGTGACGGGGGACGGCACGCCGGAACTCGTCACCAGCGACATCGCGGGAACGCTCGTCGTCGCCGACGGGAACGGCACCGCGGTCTGGCGTCGGGACACGAACATGACGGTGTGGGCGGCCCCGCGAGTGGTCGACGCGGACGGCGACGACGAGACGGAGGTGGTCGTCGGCGGCGACGAGGCCGTCGTCGTCTACGAATCGAACGGGACCGAGCGCTGGCGAACCGAGGCGTCGGCGACCACCCTCGCCGTCGGGTCGGACGGGACGATACTGACGGGGACCACCGGCACGCTGATGGCCCTCGACGGAGCGACCGGCGAGCGACTGTGGACGGTCGACGTGGCGGGCACGCCGCGGCTTCACGACGCGGGGGACGCCGACGACGACGGCCGGACGGAGGTGTACGCTGGCGTGGCTGGCGGGACCGTACTCGCCGTCGACACGGCCACCGGCGAGACGGACTGGCGGACGTCGCTCGGCGGCGGGGAGCGACAGGCGACGTACGCGCCGCGACTCGCCGACGTGGACGGCGACGGCGGCGACGAGGTGGTGGCGCTGACAAACGGGGGCACCGTCGCGGTGCTGGACGGCCGAACCGGTGAGGAGCGGGCGGCCTACGAGCGCTCGGTCCCCATCTGGACGTTCGTCACGGCAGCGGACCTCGACGGGGACGGCGGCGCGGAGGTGCTGGTGCGCTACGGCGACGGCCGGGTGGTCGCACTCGACTGGACCAGTGCCGCGGCGGGCGGCGCGCTACAGGTCACAGACGGGTTTTGA
- a CDS encoding dienelactone hydrolase family protein, whose amino-acid sequence MSDPVHVPGGRRVVGSLDAPDADRVVVACPPHPRHGGRRSDQRLRAVSDALAPDAACLRFDYGPWDEGRGERVDAENALSWARYRYDTVGLFGYSFGASMALCAAASVAEADAPDALSVLAPPSEFGSGDTDPVAALDGIDCPVQVVYGERDDTVDWRPVVDRARELGHAVESVPGDHHFVGQAGAVAEVVSNFFKTRL is encoded by the coding sequence ATGAGCGACCCGGTCCACGTCCCCGGCGGCCGCCGCGTCGTCGGCAGTCTCGACGCGCCCGACGCCGACCGAGTCGTCGTCGCGTGCCCGCCGCATCCGCGGCACGGCGGCCGCCGGTCCGACCAGCGACTGCGCGCGGTGAGCGACGCCCTCGCCCCCGACGCGGCCTGCCTCCGCTTCGACTACGGCCCGTGGGACGAGGGGCGCGGCGAGCGAGTCGACGCCGAGAACGCCCTGTCGTGGGCGCGCTACCGCTACGACACGGTCGGTCTGTTCGGCTACAGTTTCGGGGCGAGCATGGCGCTGTGTGCGGCCGCGAGCGTCGCCGAAGCAGACGCCCCCGACGCCCTCTCGGTACTGGCCCCGCCGAGCGAGTTCGGGAGCGGCGACACCGACCCGGTCGCCGCGCTCGACGGCATCGACTGCCCCGTACAGGTCGTCTACGGCGAGCGAGACGACACCGTCGACTGGCGACCCGTCGTCGACCGCGCCCGCGAACTGGGCCACGCAGTCGAGTCGGTCCCCGGCGACCACCACTTCGTCGGGCAAGCCGGGGCGGTCGCCGAGGTCGTGTCGAACTTTTTCAAAACCCGTCTGTGA